A section of the Mesorhizobium loti genome encodes:
- a CDS encoding formate dehydrogenase subunit delta yields MSHDEDHITSTSEKLVRMANQIATFFHSRPREEGVASVAEHINKFWEPRMRRQFFEMLDSGEGFDELVVAASARIKRPISPAEADIKLGLNPSPADLTASQK; encoded by the coding sequence ATGTCGCATGACGAAGACCACATCACGAGCACGAGCGAAAAGCTGGTGCGCATGGCCAATCAGATCGCGACCTTTTTTCATTCGAGGCCGCGCGAGGAAGGTGTCGCGAGCGTCGCCGAGCATATCAACAAGTTCTGGGAGCCCAGGATGCGGCGGCAGTTCTTCGAGATGCTGGACAGCGGCGAAGGCTTCGACGAACTCGTCGTGGCCGCATCCGCCAGGATCAAGCGCCCGATCTCGCCGGCCGAGGCCGACATCAAGCTCGGACTGAATCCCTCCCCAGCCGACCTTACCGCCTCGCAAAAGTAG